Proteins encoded in a region of the Neoarius graeffei isolate fNeoGra1 chromosome 3, fNeoGra1.pri, whole genome shotgun sequence genome:
- the chrm5b gene encoding muscarinic acetylcholine receptor M5b, protein MDEQLHNSTAGGNASVILSVPHNLWEVISIATVSAVASLITIVGNVLVMLSFKVNSQLKTVNNYYLLSLAFADLIIGVFSMNLYTTYILMGYWSLGNLACDLWLALDYVASNASVMNLLVISFDRYFSITRPLTYRAKRTPKRAGIMIGLAWLISFILWAPPILCWQYFVGERTVPPDQCQIQFFSEPVITFGTAIAAFYIPVSIMTILYCRIYKETEKRTKDLAELQGITSVDNRDNPKTRRQRSCFAFSTDQNRTHGSWSSSNQSNMTKTTVQSDDMWVKSEQAAALNSYTSSEDEERPVSEAPSQDSYKNQDEPLNCYEERYNLANSTKYCSQKNKKCISYKFKPVLKNISPQKANRGPVTHPCPSSQQATVTSAPSSNQPMDSSLKIQITKRKRMVLIKEKKAAQALSAILLAFILTWTPYNIMVLISTFCSDCIPLSLWHLGYWLCYVNSTVNPMCYALCNKTFQKTFRMLLSCKWKKNRREERLHWCGQNPPTANKLTPQAD, encoded by the coding sequence ATGGATGAACAACTTCATAACTCCACAGCAGGTGGAAACGCATCAGTCATCCTGTCAGTTCCACATAATCTTTGGGAAGTCATTTCTATTGCTACTGTGTCTGCTGTTGCAAGCCTGATCACCATCGTGGGAAACGTTTTGGTGATGCTTTCTTTCAAAGTGAACAGTCAACTGAAGACAGTAAACAACTACTATTTACTAAGTTTGGCTTTTGCAGACCTCATTATCGGAGTGTTCTCGATGAACCTTTACACTACATACATTCTGATGGGATACTGGTCTCTGGGAAACTTAGCATGCGATCTCTGGTTAGCTCTGGACTACGTGGCAAGCAATGCTTCAGTCATGAACTTGCTGGTGATCAGCTTTGATAGATATTTCTCCATTACAAGGCCACTTACCTACAGGGCTAAACGAACTCCCAAGCGTGCTGGCATTATGATCGGCTTGGCATGGCTTATATCGTTCATCTTATGGGCCCCTCCGATTTTATGCTGGCAGTATTTTGTGGGTGAAAGGACAGTTCCTCCAGACCAGTGCCAGATTCAGTTCTTCTCAGAACCTGTGATTACATTTGGAACAGCCATAGCAGCCTTTTACATTCCTGTCTCCATTATGACCATTTTATACTGCAGGATTTACAAGGAAACTGAGAAACGTACAAAAGACTTGGCTGAGCTCCAAGGGATCACATCTGTGGACAATCGGGACAACCCAAAAACACGAAGACAACGATCTTGCTTCGCTTTCAGCACTGACCAGAACAGAACACATGGCTCATGGTCTTCATCAAACCAGAGTAACATGACCAAGACAACGGTCCAGTCTGACGACATGTGGGTGAAATCAGAGCAGGCCGCTGCTCTCAATAGCTACACATCCTCTGAAGATGAGGAGCGTCCTGTTTCAGAAGCACCGTCTCAAGATTCCTACAAAAATCAGGATGAGCCGTTGAACTGTTATGAAGAAAGGTACAATCTTGCTAATTCCACCAAGTATTGCTCACAAAAGAACAAGAAATGCATCTCCTACAAGTTCAAGCCAGTCCTGAAGAACATCAGCCCCCAGAAAGCCAACCGTGGACCTGTTACACATCCTTGCCCATCATCACAACAAGCAACAGTTACATCTGCGCCTTCTTCAAACCAACCTATGGATTCCAGTCTCAAAATTCAAATCACTAAAAGGAAGAGAATGGTTCTCATCAAGGAGAAGAAAGCAGCTCAGGCCCTCAGCGCTATTCTCCTGGCCTTTATTCTGACCTGGACTCCATATAATATCATGGTGCTTATCTCCACCTTCTGCTCTGACTGCATCCCTCTGTCCCTCTGGCACTTGGGCTACTGGCTTTGCTACGTCAACAGCACCGTAAACCCCATGTGCTACGCCTTATGCAACAAAACTTTCCAGAAGACCTTTCGAATGTTGCTCTCCTGCAAGTGGAAGAAGAACCGAAGAGAGGAGAGACTGCACTGGTGTGGGCAAAACCCACCAACGGCCAACAAACTGACACCGCAAGCAGACTGA